TCTGGAAAGGAACCGACCCCACCCCAGCTGCGGCGCGAACCGGACTGTTCCGAGTGCCGGTGCCGAAATCGCTTCCAGCGGTCCAGCGAGTGAAGATCCACGTCGATAGCGTCGGCAAGTCACCCTGGCCCTGTCTCGACGCGGTGGGCCTGACAAGCGCAACTGGCAAAACCGTTTGGGCTACCTCGTCCGCGTGCAGCAGTGTCTACGGCAACAGCAGTCTGACTGCCTCCAGTCAGCAAAGTAAGTGGCAGGGGTTTTGGTGAGGTTGATTCCAACAGGCAGGGTGAAGAGGAGCCAGTCGTGCATCGCGAGAATCCACAACTTTGGAATCGCCAATTCTGGCTCGCAGCCCTGTTGGCGGGCTGTAGTACTTCGGCCGAACTGACAGTGGGGCCGACGACCGCGATTGGAACGCAATCAACCGAAGCAGTTGCGGGCAACGCGAAGAGTGCGCAAGGTGACAGCACGAACCAATCTCCGCTCGAAGGTAAGCTCGTTGACCTGAGTTATGCGTTCGATGCCGACACAATCTACTGGCCAACCGAACAGGGGTTTCGCTTCGAAAAAGGGAACAACGGCGTCACTTCCAAAGGCTATTACTACGCCGCCAATCGATTCACGACTGCCGAACATGGTGGAACTCATCTCGACGCGCCGATTCACTTCGCTGCTGACCACGACACAGCCGAGCAAATCGATTTGCAGCGTTTGCTTGGCGAAGCGGCCGTTGTTGATGTGACGGAGCAGTGTCGAGCCAATCCGGACTATCTCATTGGAGTCGCCGATTTGCGCGACTGGGAAGTACGGCACAACCGCCAGTTCGACCAGGTCATCGTGCTGCTGCGCACGGGGTGGAGCAAGCATTGGCCAGACCGATTGAAGTACCTGGGTACCGCAGCCTTTGGGCCGGAGGCTGTCTCGCAGTTGCATTTTCCCGGGCTTGCGCCCGAAGCGGCCAAGTGGCTCGTGGAGCACCGGCAGATCAAGGCGATTGGCATCGACACCGCGAGCATCGATTATGGCCAATCGAGTCAGTTCGAGTCTCACGTAATCTTATGCGGGCACGATGTGCCCATATTCGAAAACGTGATGAATCTCGATCAGCTGCCGGCGGAGAAGTCGCTGGTGATTGCACTGCCCATGAAAATTGCCGGGGGAAGTGGCGGTCCGCTGCGAATGATCGCCATCGTGCGTGAATGAAGAACGAGACAAGCTGTTGAGACTGGTCGGCAATTGCCCGCACGATCGCTACCTTCACTAGAGTTTGCCAGCCCCGGAGTGAATCGCCGGCTACCGCCAAGTGAATCTTTCGCTCGGGCGTGATGCGAGGCCCCTCGCTTGGGCGAAAAGACTTATTGCCGCAGTGCCAGCGCTTTTGGCGGTTCAGATGTTCAGGCGCAGCAATTGATAGCGAACTCTTCAGAGCCGATTTTTAGAGCCGATTTTTAGAGGCAGGCCGCCCATGGCGATGATTGCTGAAGCAGAAGTCCCGCTGGAAATGGCCGATCCGCATCTGGTCCGCGCGCTGCGTGGTTCGGTCGAGAGTGCCCTGATGATGTGTGGTACGCAGGCCCGCTGTGTGGGCGTGTCGATTGTCCCGGGACGTGAAGTGGGCAAGATCACCGGCCTGATCGGTGTGCATGGACGCGTATCAGGCTTCATCACTGTGAACCTGGCCGAGCGCGTTGCCATTCGCGCGGTCGAAGGTCTGCTGCAAGATCGCTTTGGTCAGTTGACGGCACAGGTGGTCGATGGTGCTGGGGAAATCACGAACCTGATCGTCGGCGGCATCAAGTCTTCGCTGGCAGGCACACCTTGGAGTTTCTCGCACATTACGATTCCCTCGGTGATCGTCGGTACGGGCTATCAAATTGCTTATGCCCGCGGCCTGGAATTCGTCTGCGTCACCTTCGAACATGCCGACGAGCAATCGTTGGTGCTCGACGACCGGTTGCTGCAGGTCAGCATCTCGCTGCTGCGGTTGTAGGATCGAACGCCTGCCAAAGAATGCCAGCATCGCCAGCTATTTTTCGCGGTTGATCTTTCGCCACTCTGGCGGTTTTGCTACATCACCGACCGCCTTGCAGGTTTCCAGATCTGCAGGGCCAGATTGTGTTCGTTTTGAGCCTGCCGGTTCTCAGCAAAATACTCATCACCCGCTGAAAGTCGTTCGTTGCTTAAGTCGCCGTTCGCATTTTGGTTTCTATTGCCCGCTGCAGCCCTGCTGCTCGCTGGGTGCCAGATGCCGTATGTGAATCGGCACATCGAAGCAGTGAACTCCGAATATCGCGAACTCGAACAGTACAGCTACGAACTCGAAAAAGAGAACAGCCAGCTGTGCGACGAAGTCGAACAACTGCGCGAGGATAACGAGCGACTGCTACGCGGCGAAAAGCCGCTACGCCGCCCGGGTCCGCTGGGAATCATTCGTTCGCCAGAGAGCAGTTCGCCACGCGGCAGTTCCTCGGGCCGCAGCGGCCCCGATTTAAGCCCGCCGAGCGTCGACATCCCTGCGATCGAAGTACCGGACGCAAGCCCTGCACCGTCGATTCAACCGCCAGCCAGCATGCCGGCACCAGCCCCCACCTTGCCGCCACGAGGAATTCCTCCGGCCAATTTTCGGAGTGGCGCAGCCGGCCGGTCACCGAGCAGCAACGTTTCGTCGCAAAAGCCGGCGGAGAACTCTTTGCCGCTGTTGCCCTCCGCGCCGAAAGCGCCGCGGCACATTCTGGACGATGCACCGCCGGCTCTCGAGCAATCTCAGCCCGCGGAATTGCCACCGCCGCCGGCGCAGCCCTCGCAAGTGGAGCCGGAACCGGTCGATGCGAAGGTAACGCATCTGTTTCTTAATCCGCTCCTGACGCGGGGCGCGAACCTGGATCAAATTCCTGGTGACGACGGTTTATCGCTTGTT
Above is a window of Anatilimnocola aggregata DNA encoding:
- a CDS encoding cyclase family protein; the encoded protein is MHRENPQLWNRQFWLAALLAGCSTSAELTVGPTTAIGTQSTEAVAGNAKSAQGDSTNQSPLEGKLVDLSYAFDADTIYWPTEQGFRFEKGNNGVTSKGYYYAANRFTTAEHGGTHLDAPIHFAADHDTAEQIDLQRLLGEAAVVDVTEQCRANPDYLIGVADLRDWEVRHNRQFDQVIVLLRTGWSKHWPDRLKYLGTAAFGPEAVSQLHFPGLAPEAAKWLVEHRQIKAIGIDTASIDYGQSSQFESHVILCGHDVPIFENVMNLDQLPAEKSLVIALPMKIAGGSGGPLRMIAIVRE
- a CDS encoding chemotaxis protein CheX, coding for MAMIAEAEVPLEMADPHLVRALRGSVESALMMCGTQARCVGVSIVPGREVGKITGLIGVHGRVSGFITVNLAERVAIRAVEGLLQDRFGQLTAQVVDGAGEITNLIVGGIKSSLAGTPWSFSHITIPSVIVGTGYQIAYARGLEFVCVTFEHADEQSLVLDDRLLQVSISLLRL